Proteins encoded together in one Paracoccus sp. SMMA_5_TC window:
- a CDS encoding GNAT family N-acetyltransferase, whose product MSELITSDTQQIEIRTERFLLRPLRASDAGLIAHYTADRRVAEGTRSIPHPLPPGAAEAYVRRASAADRDEDVWAIDGSDHKLAELLGVVSLTRIDKQQSELGFWIGAGFWNTGFATEAVQALVAANPHGSRTLFAEAFQDNPGSARVLTNCGFEYLGDAESWSVARNARVPTWTYLRKMSA is encoded by the coding sequence ATGAGCGAACTGATTACCTCGGACACGCAGCAGATCGAAATCCGCACCGAACGCTTCTTGCTCAGACCGTTGCGCGCGTCGGATGCAGGGCTGATTGCCCATTATACTGCCGATCGACGCGTGGCCGAGGGAACCCGCTCTATCCCCCATCCGCTTCCGCCCGGCGCAGCCGAGGCCTATGTGCGCCGCGCCAGCGCCGCGGACAGGGATGAAGATGTCTGGGCCATCGATGGATCGGATCACAAGCTGGCCGAGCTGCTGGGCGTTGTGTCCCTGACCCGAATTGACAAGCAGCAGTCCGAACTGGGTTTCTGGATTGGCGCCGGATTCTGGAATACCGGTTTTGCAACAGAGGCTGTTCAGGCATTGGTGGCCGCCAACCCTCATGGATCGCGCACCCTGTTTGCCGAAGCCTTTCAGGACAATCCCGGCTCGGCGCGCGTGCTGACCAATTGCGGGTTCGAGTATCTGGGGGATGCCGAAAGCTGGTCGGTTGCCCGCAATGCGCGGGTGCCCACCTGGACTTACCTGCGCAAGATGTCCGCCTGA
- the rpmA gene encoding 50S ribosomal protein L27: MAHKKAGGSSRNGRDSAGRRLGVKLYGGQQAVAGNIIVRQRGTTWWPGANVGMGRDHTLFALTDGQVTFRKGLKGRTYISVLPATIEAAE; the protein is encoded by the coding sequence ATGGCACATAAGAAAGCAGGCGGTTCGTCCCGCAACGGTCGCGATTCGGCCGGCCGTCGTCTTGGCGTGAAACTTTATGGCGGTCAGCAGGCCGTCGCCGGCAACATCATCGTGCGCCAGCGCGGCACCACCTGGTGGCCTGGCGCCAATGTCGGCATGGGTCGCGATCACACCCTGTTTGCGCTGACCGACGGTCAGGTAACCTTTCGCAAGGGCCTGAAAGGCCGCACCTATATTTCGGTGCTGCCGGCCACCATCGAAGCGGCCGAGTAA